From the Bacteroidetes bacterium GWF2_43_63 genome, one window contains:
- a CDS encoding elongation factor P has protein sequence MATTADIKNGLCISFNNDLYVVIEFQHVKPGKGAAFVRTRLKSLTTGRVIPNTFPSGFKIEIQRVERRPYQYLYKEDKTYFFMHQETYEQFSLEEELINAPQFLKEGQAVEVVFHADTESPLSCELPPFVALEITYSEPGVKGDTATNSLKRATLETGASIGIPLFVNTGDKIKVDTRTGEYSERVKE, from the coding sequence ATGGCAACAACGGCAGATATTAAAAACGGACTTTGTATTTCTTTCAACAACGACTTGTATGTTGTTATTGAATTTCAGCATGTTAAACCTGGAAAAGGTGCAGCTTTTGTGCGTACCCGCCTGAAAAGCCTTACCACTGGCCGTGTGATTCCAAACACGTTCCCTTCGGGCTTCAAGATTGAAATTCAAAGAGTCGAACGCAGGCCTTATCAGTATTTGTACAAAGAGGATAAGACCTATTTTTTCATGCATCAGGAAACCTATGAGCAGTTTTCTCTTGAGGAGGAACTCATCAATGCTCCCCAGTTTTTGAAAGAAGGTCAGGCCGTCGAAGTTGTTTTTCATGCCGATACCGAATCTCCGCTCAGCTGCGAACTGCCTCCATTTGTAGCGCTTGAAATCACATACAGCGAGCCTGGTGTGAAAGGCGATACGGCAACGAATTCTCTGAAGCGGGCAACTTTGGAAACAGGTGCCAGCATTGGAATTCCTCTTTTTGTTAACACAGGCGATAAAATTAAAGTCGATACCCGTACCGGAGAATATTCCGAACGTGTGAAAGAATAA